Below is a window of Candidatus Endomicrobium procryptotermitis DNA.
AAATGGCGCCAAAAAAAGTAAAAGCAATGATTAAACTTCAGATTCCGGCAGGCGGAGCAAATCCCGCGCCTCCAGTGGGACCTGCATTAGGCCAGCAGGGTGTAAATATAATGGATTTTTGCAAACAGTTCAATGAAAGAACGAAAAAAATGGAACAGGGCATGACAATTCCGGTAGTTATAACCATTTATGAGGACAGATCGTTTACGTTTATAACAAAAATGCCTCCAGTGTCAGCGCTTGTAAAAAAAGCGGCAGGTGTTGCAAAAGCTTCCGGGGTTCCTAACAGAAATAAAGTCGGTAAAATTACTACAGCTCAGGTTGAAGAAATAGCGAAACAGAAAATGCCAGATTTAAACGCAAACGATGATATAAATGCCGCTAAACTTATGGTTGAAGGCACTGCCAGAAGCATGGGCATTGAAATAGTAAAATAATAAGAAAATGAGAAT
It encodes the following:
- the rplK gene encoding 50S ribosomal protein L11, whose translation is MAPKKVKAMIKLQIPAGGANPAPPVGPALGQQGVNIMDFCKQFNERTKKMEQGMTIPVVITIYEDRSFTFITKMPPVSALVKKAAGVAKASGVPNRNKVGKITTAQVEEIAKQKMPDLNANDDINAAKLMVEGTARSMGIEIVK